In Pristiophorus japonicus isolate sPriJap1 unplaced genomic scaffold, sPriJap1.hap1 HAP1_SCAFFOLD_4025, whole genome shotgun sequence, a single genomic region encodes these proteins:
- the LOC139250614 gene encoding zinc finger protein 436-like, with amino-acid sequence MSGTSSSQCGEKAHVCCVCGRGFSQSSNLVRHKRSHTGEHPYQCGDCGKEFNYPSELEIHRHSHTEEKPFTCCVCGKGFTHPSSLLTHRRVHTGERPFICSVCGKGFTRSSSLLRHRRIHADERPFKCSDCGNSFKSSEVLMIHQRIHTDERPFRCPDCGKRFRRSFDLLEHQRIHTDERPFGCPDCGKWFRRTPDLLRHQRVHTEQRSFICSVCGKGFTRSPHLLAHQRVHSYERPFKCSDCGKSFKSSGELMSHQRIHTGERPFTCSTCGKGFTRSYNLLIHDRVHSAETLFKCSTCGKGFNHSSSLLRHQRAHG; translated from the coding sequence ATGTCCGGAACAAGcagcagtcagtgtggggagaaagcgcacgtgtgttgtgtgtgtgggcgtggcTTCAGCCAATCATCCAACTTGGTGAGACACAAGCGCAGCCACACAGGGGAGCATccgtatcagtgtggggactgcggGAAGGAATTCAActacccatctgagctggaaattcaccgACACAGTCACACTgaggagaagccattcacctgctgtgtgtgtgggaagggattcacccatCCGTCCAGCCTATTGACTCACCGGcgtgttcacaccggggagagaccgttcatttgctcagtgtgtgggaagggcttcactcggtcatccagcctgctgagacatcGGCGTATTCACGCTGACGAGCGACCATTTAAATGCTCTGACTGCGGGAACAGCTTCAAAAGCTCTGAGGTACTGATGATACACCAGCGTATTCACACCGACGAGCGACCATTCAGGTGCCCTGACTGTGGGAAGAGGTTCAGGAGATCATTCGACCTGCTGGAACACCAGCGTATTCACACTGACGAGCGACCATTCGGCTGCCCTGACTGTGGGAAGTGGTTCAGGCGGACccctgacctgctgagacaccagcgagttcacacagagcAGAGGTCGTTCATCTGCTccgtctgtgggaagggattcactcgatcgccacacttgctggcacaccagcgagttcactcgtACGAGAGACCGTTTAAATGCTCGGACtgcgggaagagctttaaaagctctggCGAACTGATGTCCCATCAGCGCatccacactggagagagaccgttcacctgctccacatgtgggaaggggttcactcggTCATACAACTTGCTGATACATGACCGAGTTCATTCTGCAGAGACATTGTTTAAATGTtccacgtgtgggaagggattcaatcattCCTCCTCCCTCCTGAGGCACCAGCGAGCTCACGGGTGA